ATAGAACATTTAAAATTGTATTCGCTTTTTTGATTTTTTTGGGAATCAGCAGTTATGCGCAGAAAAATTCCAAAAAATCTTTTGATGTAAAACGAAATGAAGTTTATATCGATTCAATGATGACCAACGCGCTGGAAAAAGGATTCTTTCCTGGAGCTCAGGTTATGATGGGAAACAAGGATGCTGTTTTTATTTCGAAAAATTATGGTTTTCAGGATTATTCAAAAAAACAAGCTGTAAAAAATGAGGATGTTTACGATCTGGCTTCGATGTCTAAAGTTTTAGGTGCAACGTTAGTAACCATGCGTTTGGTGGACGAGGATAAAATAAAATTGACGGACAGAGTAGGCGATGCAGTACCTTTTTTTAAAAATACTCCAATTGCAGATTTAACACTTTTTGAATTATTAACACATACTTCAGGATTAAAAGCCAGCATTACTTTTTATCAAAGTCTGCTTTCAACACCTGATGGAGCCCCGCTTTTGAGTGATAAAAAATCCGCAGAATATCCGGAATTGTTTGATACCATGTATGTAAACAAGAATATAATTTACGATGTCAATTATCTTTCGTTTACACCCAAAGAAAATTGGATTCAGGTTTATAAAAATATGTGGCTGAATCCTGAATTTCACAAAACAGTTTATGATCAGATTGCTAATGCAAATGTTAATCCGCGAGGAAAATATGTGTACAGCGATTTGAATTTACTTTTGGTAAAGGAAATGATCGAAGCCAAAACAGGAAAGAAATTAGATCAATTGACTAATGAAATTTACACAGAATTGGGTATTTCTAAAATTGGATACAATCCTTTAAAATGGACATCTATTGAAAATGTAATACCGACAGAATTGGATAATTTCTTTAGAAAAGACACTATTAGAGGTTATGTTCACGATGAAGCCGCAGCGATTTTTGGAGGTGTTTCAGGAAATGCAGGTTTGTTTGCCAATGCTCAATCCATTTCTGTTATCTGTCAGATGTTATTAAATGATGGGAAATTTCAAGGGAAACAAATTCTGAAAGCAAAAGTAGTAAAGGAGTTTACGCAATCGCCTTTAGCAAAAGGGGGCATCTACCGCGGACTTGGTTTTGACAAAAGAAAACCAGATGAATTTTTCAAAGCAGATGATTTTGGTCACACAGGTTTCACAGGAACTTTTTTCTTTATGAACCCAGACAATAACAGATTTCTCATTGTTCTAACCAATCGCGTAAATCCAACAAGAACCAACAGAATAATGTACAAGGATGATTTTATGGCAAAAATCTGGAAGCAGATTAATAAGTAAAAGTTTTTTTTGCCACGAATTCACGAATTAATTTGAAAATCTGTACGTGAAAATAATTTTGAATTACACCAATTTATTTGAAATAATTCGTGAATTCGTGGCGGAAAAACTTTGATTCATACTTTTATTTTAATCACATATAATAGAATATAACTATTGAAATTACAGTAATTTTGTAATCTCATCAACAAAAAATAAATCAGTTTTAGACAACAAATTAGAATATAATGTCAAACCAAGAGTTACAGCAGTTATCCGAATCATTAGAAGGAACACTTTTATATGATGATCTTCATAAAACACTTTATTCTACCGATGCATCAGTATACAGAATTAGGCCAAATGCTGTTGCATTACCAAAAACTACGGCAGACATCAGTAAATTAATTCAATTTGCGTCGAAACACAATATTTCTGTTACGCCAAGAACAGCCGGAACTTCATTGGCAGGTCAGGCAGTTGGAGACGGATTGGTAATAGATGTTTCGAAACATTTCACTAAAATACTTGGATATGACGAAGCAAAGAAAACCGTTACGGTGCAGCCAGGTGTGATTCGTGATGAACTGAATTTATTCTTAAAACCTTATAATGTATTTTTTGCTCCAATCACTTCGACTTCAAACCGAGCTATGATTGGCGGAATGGTGGGGAACAATTCTTCTGGAACCACTTCGATTCGTTACGGTGTAACGCGTGATAAAATTGTTGAGGTAAAAACGATTTTGAGTGACGGAACAGAAGTAGCTTTTGGCGAACTGACTTCTGCTGAATTTATGGAGAAAACGAAAGGAGATACTTTAGAAAATAAAATCTACAAAAGCGTTTACGACGAACTTTCCATAAAAGAAAATCAGGAAGAAATTATAAGAGAATTTCCAAAACCGGAAATTCACAGAAGAAACACGGGCTACGCTGTTGATATTCTGCTAAAATCAGAATTATTTGGAGGAACTGAACCAACTGTAAATCTTGGAAAATTACTTTGCGGAAGTGAAGGAACTTTAGCTTTTACAACCGAAATCACTTTAAAAGTAGATGATTTACCGCCAGCACATAATATTATGGTGGTGGCACATTATCATACTATTCAGGAATCATTGGAATCAGTTGTCGTGGCAATGAAACATCATTTGTACACTTGTGAAATGATCGACGACACGATTTTAGATTGTACTAAAACGAATCGAGAACACATTAAAAATCGTTTCTTTTTAGTTGGAGAACCAAAAGCGATTATGTTGTTTGAAGTGGCGTCGCACAATTTGGAAGATGCAGAAAAACAAGCGAATGCTTTAATTGCAGATTTAGAGAAACACAATTTTGGTTACGCCAGTGTCAAAATTTACGGAGCAGATATTGATAAAGCTAACGAACTTAGAAAAGCTGGATTAGGTCTTTTAGGAAGTATTGTTGGAGACGATAAAGCAGCCGATTCTATCGAAGATACAGCAGTTGAATTAAGTGATTTGCCAGCTTATATTGCAGAGTTCTCAGCTATGATGTTAAGCCACGGACAAGAAGCGATTTATTATGCTCATGCTGGAGCAGGAGAATTACACCTTCGTCCTGTTTTGAACTTGAAAAAAACATCTGACTTAAAATTATTCAGAACCATTGCGACGGATGTGGCGCATTTGGTTAAAAAATATAGAGGTTCATTAAGTGGCGAACACGGAGACGGAATTGTACGTGGTGAGTTTATTCCGTTTATGATTGGGGATAAAAATTACGAACTACTGAAACGACTTAAATTAGCGTTCGATCCAAACTCAGTTTTAAATATAGGAAAGATTGTCAATGCTTTGAAAATGGACGAAAATCATCGTGTGATTTCGGGAAGGGTAGAACCAGATATTAAAACGTTTCAGGATTTTTCAGATAGTTTAGGAATTTTACGTGCTGCGGAGAAATGCAACGGTTCAGGAGATTGTCGAAAAATGCCGTCGGCAGGAGGAGCAATGTGTCCGAGTTATCGAGCAACTAGAAATGAGAAAGAAACCACTCGCGCACGTGCAAACGCTTTAAGAGAATATTTGACGTATTCTGAAAAAGAAAACAAATTTGACCAAAAGGAATTATACGAAGTTTTTGAGTTGTGTGTAAGCTGTAAAGCTTGCGCAAGCGAATGTCCAAGTAACGTTGACGTTGCGACTCTAAAAGCAGAATTTTTATATCAATACCAAAAAGCAAATGGATTCTCAACTCGAAGTAAAATCTTTGCCAACAATGCCAAACTGAATAAAATGGGAAGTTTGTTCCCGTCAATTACGAATTTTATTTCGAATCAGTCCTTGGTTAAAAAATCAATGGGAATTGCTCCTGAAAGACAGGTGCCGCTTTTAGCGAAAAAGACTTTTAGAAAATGGCATCAAAATCATAAACCAACAGCTGCAGATTTTCTAAATGGAAGATTGTATTTATTTGTAGATGAATTCACGAATTATTACGACGTAAACATTGGAATTGATGCTTTCGAATTATTAACCAAATTAGGGTATCAAGTTTTGGTTGTAGATCATGAAGAAAGCGGTAGAACGTATTTGTCAAAAGGTTTTTTAGAAGAAGCCAAGAAAATTGCCAATCATAATGTAAATGTGTTTAAAGATTTGGTTTTAGCCAATGCACCTTTAATTGGAATTGAACCTTCGGCTATTTTGACTTTCAGAGACGAATATCTCCGTTTGGCAGATGATAAAGAAGCTGCGGAAAAATTAGCTCAAAATGCGTTTACAATTGAAGAATTCTTTAAAAAAGAAATCATAGACGGAAAGATAACTCCAGATTCATTTTCAGAGGAAACGAAAGAAATTAAAATTCACGGACATTGTCATCAAAAATCTCTAAGTTCTGTTGAAGCTACTTTTGCCATGCTGAATTTACCTAAAAATAATACAGTTACTATTTACAATTCAGGTTGCTGCGGAATGGCAGGTTCATTTGGATACGAAAAAGAGCACTACAAAGTGAGTATGCAGATGGGAGAAGATACTTTATTCCCGAAAGTGAGAAACACTGCAGAAAATGTAAAAATTGCCGCTGCAGGAACCAGTTGTCGTCATCAAATTTATGATGGAACAAAACGTGAAGCACAGCATCCGGTTAGTATTTTGAGAGATTGCTTGAAGTAGATTTAACTGGAAAGAGCGCTAAGAATTACGAGAAAAGGACGCAAAGTTTTTCTCTCGCAGATTTGGCAGATTGAGCAGATTTATTTTTGTATAATCAAAAATCCGCGGAATCTGCCAAATCTGCGAGAGAAATATAACTATTACAAACTTATTTTTTTGCCTGTTTCAGCAGCTTTATAAATTGCATTAATAATCCTAACATCTTTGATGCCTTCTTCGCCAGTAATATGATTTGGAAGTTTTTTATTGGCTAAAATAACTTTACAAATTTCATCCATTTGGGTTTGCTGTTGGTTGATAACGGGGAAATTAAATGGTTTTCCATCAGATCTTTTCCCTATAAAAGGGCCATAGCTCACAGCAGGACTCATCTCGAAGAAACCTTCATCTGCAGCAGCGTAAAATCTATCAATGCCAAAGCCACAAGAACTGCTGCAATTCGCAACAGCACCGCTTGGGAATTCCATTTGCCAAGTGATATTTTCCTCAACTTGAGAAAACATATTTTTATTATTGACATGTCCAAATTGTGCCGTAACTGAAATTGGTTCTTCGCCTAAGACATAACGCGAAACCTGAATGCAATAAATTCCTAAATTAATCAAACAACCGCCTCCAGCCCATTTTTTAGTCAGTCTCCATTCGTTACGGGCATTTAAATCGACTGGTTTATTTATGTCACGAACATCATAGGTACTATAGCCCAGTCCAGTTTCTATGTAACGAACCTGTCCCATAACCTTTTCTTGTCCCAATCGTTTTATCTCTAAATGATTTGGTTCATAATGCAAACGATATCCCATTGCTAATTGCACATTATTATCATTGCAAACTTTAATCATTTCTTCACAATCTTCGGCTGTAATTGCCATTGGTTTTTCAACAATAACATGTTTTCCAGCCTTTGCTGCACGAACAGTAAATTCTTTATGCAATGCATTTGGAGTTACAACATAGACTAAGTCAATGTCTTTGTTTTTGACAATTGAGTCAAAATTTTCATAATTGTAAATATTTTTTTCAGGAATATTGTATTTCTTCTTCCATGTTTCAGCTTTAGCGGGAGTTCCAGTAACAATTCCGGCAAGTTGACAATATTCAGAAACCTGAAGTCCCTCAGCCAGTAAAGAAGCATAGTTTCCTAAACCGCATAAAGCAATATTTAATTTTTTTCCAGTGTAAGGCACATGAGTTTTTTCTGTTTCAGTCATAAAAGAAGGAAGTGTGGTCATTACTACCGAAGCGCCAACACCCAGACCAAATATGTTTACAAAAGAACGTCGTGAAATTTTTTCCATAAAATGATTCTTTAAAATTAAATACTACTTAATTAGTAAGCTCATTTTGAGAAATGTTACATTTGTTATTAATTTAACCGCAAAGGCGCTAAGAATTACGCAAAGTTCACAAAGAATTTTTTAGCCACAGAATTTATGGGTTAAATAGGTTAAAAAAATCGGTATTAATTTGTGAAATCAGAGGCAATAATTAATTAGAGAAAATTCGTGAATTCGTGGCCAAAAACCTTTTCGCTTATCGTCTTTGTGGCAGAAAAAATAATTTGTGAATTCGTGGCAGAAAAAAATCACGTTTCATAAATTTGATTTACCGATAAAATTTGCATTATTTGCAAAATAAAACAAAAACGACTGAATTAAATTAATTTATAACAGCAAAACATATATGGCATTTTCAAGTTTATTCCGAAAGAAAACAGTGCAAGATATTCTGAAGCAGGTTGCACAGAACGAAACAGACGGTCATAATGCATTAGGAAAACATTTGACTACAAGAGATTTAACAGCTTTCGGAATAGCGGCTATTGTTGGAGCAGGAATTTTTAGTACAATTGGAAAAGCCAGTGCAGATGGTGGCCCAGCGGTAATCTTTTTATTCTTATTTACGGCTTTAGCATGTAGTTTTGCCGCTTTCGCTTATGCCGAATTTGCGTCCATGGTACCCGTTTCAGGAAGTGCCTATACCTATTCGTATGTAGCTTTTGGAGAATTAATTGCCTGGATCATTGGTTGGGCATTAATTATGGAATATGCCGTCGGAAATATAACCGTTGCCATATCGTGGAGTGATTATTTTACAGGATTACTCCAAAGTGGTGGTATTCATTTACCGCAATGGATTCAGATGGACTACCTAACGGCTTCAAACGGATTTAATGATGCCGAAGCTTTAATGCGAGGCGGAAAATCATTCGGAAATTTAAGCACAGCTTTACAACAGGCACACACAGCCTGGACAACAGCACCAACAATTGGATCTTTCCATTTTGTAACCGATTTGCCAGCTTTGTTTATCATTATCTTGATTACAGCTTTGGTGTATAGAGGAATGAAAGAATCTCGTAACGCCAGTAACTTAATGGTTGTAGTAAAACTTTGTGTGGTACTTTTGGTAATCGCAGTGGGAATATTTTATGTAGATACAGCAAATTGGGATCCGTTTGCGCCAAATGGAGTTGGAGGAGTTTTAAAAGGAGTTTCTGCCGTTTTCTTTGCTTATATTGGTTTTGACGCGATTTCAACCACTGCCGAAGAATGTAAAAATCCACAGCGTGATTTACCACGCGGAATGATGTGGGCGATTATCATTTGTACAATACTTTATATTGCCATTGCTTTAGTTTTAACAGGAATGGTAAAATATCACGAATTAAATGTTGGAGATCCTCTAGCATTCGTTTTCGATAAATTAGACTTAAAATGGATGTCAGGAATTATTGCGGTAAGTGCAGTAGTGGCAATGGCGAGCGTTTTATTGGTTTTCCAAATGGGACAGCCTCGTATCTGGATGAGCATGAGTCGTGATGGTTTACTGCCAAAGAAATTTTCTACCGTTCATCCAAAATTCAAAACACCATCTTTTGCAACTATTGTTACAGGTTTTGTAGTGGCAGTTCCAGCATTATTCTTAAACTTAACAATGGTAACGGATTTATGCAGTATCGGAACTTTATTTGCCTTTGTATTAGTTTGTGCAGGAGTTTTGGTTTTACAAAACAAACCTGAAATTCCGAGAGGGAAATTCAAAACGCCTTATGTCAATTCAAAATTCATTTTGCCAGTTTTAATGATTGCAGGCTTGTATTATGCTTTTGCTTTCAACAACAAAGCAACAATGGCGTTTATCAATAATGAACCACAGATTTATGATGCGACTTCGATTGTAACCTCTTTAGATAAATCAGAATCTGAGAAAGTTTTCAAATATTTAGAAAGCATCGAAGTAAATAATAAAACGGCTGAAACATCAGATTTAGAGCATTTATTAGGACAATATCAAGATGACGAAACTAAATATGCTGAAGTTGTAAAAGGATTGCCAATTGCGGACTCTGCGAAATATGAATCAGGTTTTAGCTTATTCAAACACAAGATTCCAATGTGGATTTTCTTATTTGTTTTGGTTGGATTAGCGGTTTGGGCATTCAGAAAAAATCTGTCTTTGATTCCGCTTTTGGGCTTAATATGCTGTTTGTACATGATGGCTGAATTAAGTGTATGGAACTGGATTTATTTTACAGTTTGGTTAATAATCGGATTGCTGATTTATTTTGGCTACAGCCGAAAAAACAGTAAACTGAATACTGAAAATATAGTTTAAAAAGTAAAATTTTTATAGAAAAGCCGTTCTAAGTACTTCAGAACGGCTTTTTGTTTTTTGTATATTTTTGTAGAAATATTCTTATTTTTTAAAAGTTTTTTTATTAGGTTTGTTTTTTGTGAATTTTAATTTTTTTTAGATATGAATTTTGTGGATAAGTTGTTGGGCAAAAAAGACTCTTCAATAGATGTTTATAGTGATTTTTGGAATTGGTTTTCGAAAAACGAAAAGCAATTTTTTGAAATTGTAAAAAAGGGTAAGAACATAAATAAAGATTTCTTTGACAAACTAGCTCCTAAACTAGATAAAATTCATGAAGATATTTATTTTGTAACTGGAATGTTTGATGATCAAACAGCTGAGTTAATTTTGACTCCAGATGGAGTACTTCAAAATATTTATGTAATAGAAGAATTAGTAAATGCTGCTCCACAAATGGAGGGTTGGAAAATTACGGCTCTTAAACCAGCATTAGATATTGATGATGTAAGAATAAGCTATGAGAGTTTTGAATTTGATAAAAATAATTTAAAATTTTTCGCTAACCTGCATAAAGACTATCCTGATGAAATCGATTTGACAATAGTTTATGACCATTTTTCAAAAGATAAAAAAAAGTTAGTAACTAGTGGAGTATATATTTTTCTTGACAATTATTTAGGCGAATTGCATTCTGTTACCTTAATAGATAATATGAAAGTGGTTGGGCCAAATGATATTTCTGGAGAGTTAATTCCAATCGAAAAGCTAAAAGATTATTTGATATGGAGAGAAAAAGAATTTGTAGAGAAATACGAAGGTACTAGACATAATACAGAAAATGATGGTTATTCAAGTTTTGAAGGGACTACAAAAGAAGGTGGAGTCGTCATAGCAATAGTTAATAGAGATCTTCTAACATGGGATAAAAAAGCATCTCATCCATGGTTGTTTTTAATTACAATTCCTTTTGATGGAAGTAACAATAATAATGGAATGCCAGATCAAGACACTTATCAGTTGTTAAATAAAATCGAAGATGAAATAACATTCCAACTTAAAGATTTAGATGGTTATCTAAACGTAGGAAGAGAAACCTTAGCCAATAAAAGAGAAATCTATTTCGCCTGCAAAGACTTCAGAAAACCGTCAAAAACAGCAGACCAAATAATTAAAAAATACAGTAACTCGTTAGATATAAGCTACGAAATCTACAAAGACAAATATTGGCAAACGTTTAGACATTACGAGCCAAGATAAAGTACAGAAAGCCGTTTTGATAACCTTCAAAACGGCTTTTTTATAAAAAATCCGCTTAGAGAAAAATCTCCAGCGGATTCAAACAAGCTAATAAAAAATGTGCAAATTTATTTATAGAGGAATGTTTATTTTTATTTTGAATAATTTTTCTCGCGCAGATTCCACAGATCTAGCAGATTTTTTTTTATAGTTTCTATATAAATCGGCATAATCAGCCAAATCTGCGAGAGAAAAGTTTTAGTGAATCTCTGTTCAAACTTCTTGGAGAATGGCTACGGAATTCAAAACTCCAACTTCAACCATACAAGCCCTCATCATTTCGTAAGTACGCTGAATATCATTATCCAAACCAATAGAAAAACGAATCAAGCCATCTGTCAATCCCATTTCTTTCTGTTCTTCCAACGGAATCTCGCTAGAAGTTGAAGTCCCAGGCGCGCTGAATAATGTTTTATAAAAACCTAAACTTACCGCCAGATATCCAAGATTTCGTTCCTGCATTAATTCCATTAATTCATTGGCTTTTTCCAAAGAACCAACGTCAATCGTCAGCATTCCTCCAAAACCATATTCAGGATTAATCATTGTTTTGTATAATTCATGGCTTGGATGGCTTTTTAATCCTGGATAAACCGTTTTTAAACCGTCTTTTTCAAATTGATCAGCCAGAAAATGTGCATTATGACTGTGTTGTTTAATTCGGATATGAAGTGTTCTAAGGTTTTTCATCACACTTGCAGAACGCAAACTGTCCATCGTAGGCCCTAAAAGCATGCTCGCACCAGAATTTACATTTTTCAACGAATTAATAAATTCTTTCGAAGCGCAAGTAACACCGCCAACCGTATCACTACTTCCATTAATGTATTTGGTCAAACTGTGAATTACAATATCAGCGCCTAATTTTGCTGGAGAAACAGAAAGTGGCGAAAATGTATTATCGACAACCAATTTCAAATTATGCTTTTTAGCAATTTTAGCCAAACCAGAAATATCCGCCACTTCCAAAAGTGGGTTACTAACCGTTTCGCAATACAAAACTTTCGTTTTTGGCGTAATCGCAGCTTCAACAACATCCAATTTAGTAATGTCAACAAAGCTCGTTTCGATTCCGAATCTCGGTGCAAAATTTTTCAGGAAAGCGTAAGTCCCACCATAAATAGTTCGGCTCGAAACGATGTGGTCGCCCGCACCGCAAAGCTGTAATAGAGTAGGCGTAATTGCTCCCATTCCCGAAGCCGAAACATTTGCTGTTTCTGTTCCTTCCATCGCTGCCAAAGCCTGATCTAAATACAAATTACTTGGCGACGAATGACGTGAATATAAATAACATCCTTCCATGTTTCCTTCAAAAGTATCAAACATGGTTTTAGCCGAAAGAAAAGTGTAAGTCGAAGAATCAGAAATTGACGGATTCACACCGCCAAATTCACCAAAGTATTGCAAATCCTGAATTTTATCTGCTGGGTTAAAATCGTTCATTAGTTTTTAGTTTGTTGTTTGTTGTTTGTTGAAATTGCTATTGAAATTGATTTTTGAAATTGAGATTTTTTAGGAGCTATTTCCTGCTATCCGTTTCAATCTTTTGTGTCTCGTTAAAGAAACGAGACACAAAAGGCTTTCCAC
This portion of the Flavobacterium panacagri genome encodes:
- a CDS encoding FAD-binding and (Fe-S)-binding domain-containing protein encodes the protein MSNQELQQLSESLEGTLLYDDLHKTLYSTDASVYRIRPNAVALPKTTADISKLIQFASKHNISVTPRTAGTSLAGQAVGDGLVIDVSKHFTKILGYDEAKKTVTVQPGVIRDELNLFLKPYNVFFAPITSTSNRAMIGGMVGNNSSGTTSIRYGVTRDKIVEVKTILSDGTEVAFGELTSAEFMEKTKGDTLENKIYKSVYDELSIKENQEEIIREFPKPEIHRRNTGYAVDILLKSELFGGTEPTVNLGKLLCGSEGTLAFTTEITLKVDDLPPAHNIMVVAHYHTIQESLESVVVAMKHHLYTCEMIDDTILDCTKTNREHIKNRFFLVGEPKAIMLFEVASHNLEDAEKQANALIADLEKHNFGYASVKIYGADIDKANELRKAGLGLLGSIVGDDKAADSIEDTAVELSDLPAYIAEFSAMMLSHGQEAIYYAHAGAGELHLRPVLNLKKTSDLKLFRTIATDVAHLVKKYRGSLSGEHGDGIVRGEFIPFMIGDKNYELLKRLKLAFDPNSVLNIGKIVNALKMDENHRVISGRVEPDIKTFQDFSDSLGILRAAEKCNGSGDCRKMPSAGGAMCPSYRATRNEKETTRARANALREYLTYSEKENKFDQKELYEVFELCVSCKACASECPSNVDVATLKAEFLYQYQKANGFSTRSKIFANNAKLNKMGSLFPSITNFISNQSLVKKSMGIAPERQVPLLAKKTFRKWHQNHKPTAADFLNGRLYLFVDEFTNYYDVNIGIDAFELLTKLGYQVLVVDHEESGRTYLSKGFLEEAKKIANHNVNVFKDLVLANAPLIGIEPSAILTFRDEYLRLADDKEAAEKLAQNAFTIEEFFKKEIIDGKITPDSFSEETKEIKIHGHCHQKSLSSVEATFAMLNLPKNNTVTIYNSGCCGMAGSFGYEKEHYKVSMQMGEDTLFPKVRNTAENVKIAAAGTSCRHQIYDGTKREAQHPVSILRDCLK
- a CDS encoding serine hydrolase domain-containing protein, with amino-acid sequence MENRTFKIVFAFLIFLGISSYAQKNSKKSFDVKRNEVYIDSMMTNALEKGFFPGAQVMMGNKDAVFISKNYGFQDYSKKQAVKNEDVYDLASMSKVLGATLVTMRLVDEDKIKLTDRVGDAVPFFKNTPIADLTLFELLTHTSGLKASITFYQSLLSTPDGAPLLSDKKSAEYPELFDTMYVNKNIIYDVNYLSFTPKENWIQVYKNMWLNPEFHKTVYDQIANANVNPRGKYVYSDLNLLLVKEMIEAKTGKKLDQLTNEIYTELGISKIGYNPLKWTSIENVIPTELDNFFRKDTIRGYVHDEAAAIFGGVSGNAGLFANAQSISVICQMLLNDGKFQGKQILKAKVVKEFTQSPLAKGGIYRGLGFDKRKPDEFFKADDFGHTGFTGTFFFMNPDNNRFLIVLTNRVNPTRTNRIMYKDDFMAKIWKQINK
- a CDS encoding DUF695 domain-containing protein is translated as MNFVDKLLGKKDSSIDVYSDFWNWFSKNEKQFFEIVKKGKNINKDFFDKLAPKLDKIHEDIYFVTGMFDDQTAELILTPDGVLQNIYVIEELVNAAPQMEGWKITALKPALDIDDVRISYESFEFDKNNLKFFANLHKDYPDEIDLTIVYDHFSKDKKKLVTSGVYIFLDNYLGELHSVTLIDNMKVVGPNDISGELIPIEKLKDYLIWREKEFVEKYEGTRHNTENDGYSSFEGTTKEGGVVIAIVNRDLLTWDKKASHPWLFLITIPFDGSNNNNGMPDQDTYQLLNKIEDEITFQLKDLDGYLNVGRETLANKREIYFACKDFRKPSKTADQIIKKYSNSLDISYEIYKDKYWQTFRHYEPR
- a CDS encoding aminotransferase class I/II-fold pyridoxal phosphate-dependent enzyme: MNDFNPADKIQDLQYFGEFGGVNPSISDSSTYTFLSAKTMFDTFEGNMEGCYLYSRHSSPSNLYLDQALAAMEGTETANVSASGMGAITPTLLQLCGAGDHIVSSRTIYGGTYAFLKNFAPRFGIETSFVDITKLDVVEAAITPKTKVLYCETVSNPLLEVADISGLAKIAKKHNLKLVVDNTFSPLSVSPAKLGADIVIHSLTKYINGSSDTVGGVTCASKEFINSLKNVNSGASMLLGPTMDSLRSASVMKNLRTLHIRIKQHSHNAHFLADQFEKDGLKTVYPGLKSHPSHELYKTMINPEYGFGGMLTIDVGSLEKANELMELMQERNLGYLAVSLGFYKTLFSAPGTSTSSEIPLEEQKEMGLTDGLIRFSIGLDNDIQRTYEMMRACMVEVGVLNSVAILQEV
- a CDS encoding amino acid permease, which codes for MAFSSLFRKKTVQDILKQVAQNETDGHNALGKHLTTRDLTAFGIAAIVGAGIFSTIGKASADGGPAVIFLFLFTALACSFAAFAYAEFASMVPVSGSAYTYSYVAFGELIAWIIGWALIMEYAVGNITVAISWSDYFTGLLQSGGIHLPQWIQMDYLTASNGFNDAEALMRGGKSFGNLSTALQQAHTAWTTAPTIGSFHFVTDLPALFIIILITALVYRGMKESRNASNLMVVVKLCVVLLVIAVGIFYVDTANWDPFAPNGVGGVLKGVSAVFFAYIGFDAISTTAEECKNPQRDLPRGMMWAIIICTILYIAIALVLTGMVKYHELNVGDPLAFVFDKLDLKWMSGIIAVSAVVAMASVLLVFQMGQPRIWMSMSRDGLLPKKFSTVHPKFKTPSFATIVTGFVVAVPALFLNLTMVTDLCSIGTLFAFVLVCAGVLVLQNKPEIPRGKFKTPYVNSKFILPVLMIAGLYYAFAFNNKATMAFINNEPQIYDATSIVTSLDKSESEKVFKYLESIEVNNKTAETSDLEHLLGQYQDDETKYAEVVKGLPIADSAKYESGFSLFKHKIPMWIFLFVLVGLAVWAFRKNLSLIPLLGLICCLYMMAELSVWNWIYFTVWLIIGLLIYFGYSRKNSKLNTENIV
- a CDS encoding Gfo/Idh/MocA family protein encodes the protein MEKISRRSFVNIFGLGVGASVVMTTLPSFMTETEKTHVPYTGKKLNIALCGLGNYASLLAEGLQVSEYCQLAGIVTGTPAKAETWKKKYNIPEKNIYNYENFDSIVKNKDIDLVYVVTPNALHKEFTVRAAKAGKHVIVEKPMAITAEDCEEMIKVCNDNNVQLAMGYRLHYEPNHLEIKRLGQEKVMGQVRYIETGLGYSTYDVRDINKPVDLNARNEWRLTKKWAGGGCLINLGIYCIQVSRYVLGEEPISVTAQFGHVNNKNMFSQVEENITWQMEFPSGAVANCSSSCGFGIDRFYAAADEGFFEMSPAVSYGPFIGKRSDGKPFNFPVINQQQTQMDEICKVILANKKLPNHITGEEGIKDVRIINAIYKAAETGKKISL